Genomic window (Dasypus novemcinctus isolate mDasNov1 chromosome 10, mDasNov1.1.hap2, whole genome shotgun sequence):
GCATACATAAAGTTTAATAAGTTGTCCATACAAAGTATAGGTTCggtgaaaatataggggaaaaaaacagtacAAAGTAGAACtctaggggggtgggggtggggttgaatgggacctcacatatatatttttaatgtaatattattacaaagtcaataaaaaaaaaaaagtagaactcTGGGACACTCTCACCTCGAAGTGGCCGATGACAATGACACCTTAGGTCTGCGAGCGCACCTGCTCGGCCGGCCACGCCATGGAGGGTGCTGCTGGGGCCTGGCCTCTGGGAGGGGCTCCGTGTGGCCCCACCCATGCCAGTCATCTGACGGGCAGCAGCAGGGCAGTGGACACAGCCACGCCACCTCTTGAGGTGTGAACCCCAGCCCTCAATCCCGGGGGCCCCGGTCTCTTCACGGCCACGCACTGTCCCTGTTAGCGGTCATTCCCCACTCCCAGGCCTGAGTCTGTCCTGGTAGTTTGTCTCTCCAGACGTTTCACGCATTGGCATCACAGCATGGCCTCTGGCGGCATGACGCCATCACGGCCTGTCCACACAGGGGCCTGCATCAGCGCTTCATCCACAGCCCACCTTTGGCTGCGGCAAAGGTGCAGCTGTGAGGACACAGGGCGCTTGTGGGCAGCGCTGGGAATGGGCCTGCCAGCCTGTCCCCTTGCCACCTCCAGTGGCTATGCAGTGGCCTTGACGGCGCCAGGCCAGCGTCTGTGCTGGTGGCTCCTCGGCCCGGGCCTCGGGACCCGCTGTGGCCTCGCCCTCTGCTCGCGTCAGTCCCCGCTGGCTGATGGGGGTGCTGCCACGGGGCAGGCAGACCGAGGCTGGGACAGGCCTGAGGCCGCACAGCACCTGTTACCTGCTCCCCGACTCGGGGGCGAGAGGCTGGGCGGCGAGGTTGCTGTGGAGGGGCCCCTGGGAGAGTGtcaggggtggggcgggggcacAGAAACGGCACCTGTTTCCAGCCTGGGAGGAAGGGCTGCAGGTGCCAGTGATCTGGCACTCCAGAGGCCCTTTGCTCTCGTGCCCTCTTTGCACCATGGGTCGGATGCAGAGAACTGCAGCCCCTTGGCCCACTGGCTGGCTTGACCCAGGAGCGCCTCTGGCTTTGCTCCTGACAGACGCACTGGTGCACTTAACACACCACGAGCGtcccagcagcccccagcctgACTGCCCCGTCCCCACAGGGAGCTCGAGGAGCAGCACGGCATCCACTGCAACATGACGCTGCTCTTCTCCTTCGCCCAGGCCGTGGCCTGTGCCGAGGCGGGCGTGACGCTCATCTCCCCCTTTGTGGGGCGCATCCTGGACTGGCACGTGGCGAACACAGACAAGAAGGTCTATGAGCCCCAGGAAGACCCTGGTGAGCTGCCCCTCGGGGCGAGGGGGCCTCGTGGGTGGTGCTGGGGCTGCGCGGGAGGAGCGCTCGGGGCCGGCAGGGCCCAGTTGGGGACGCTGTGTGTGGTCTCCCCCAGGGGTGAAGAGTGTCACCAAAATCTACAACTACTACAAGAAGTTTGGCTACAAGACCATCGTGATGGGCGCCTCTTTCCGCAACACGAGCGAGATCAAGGCGCTGGCGGGCTGCGACTTTCTCACCATCTCGCCCAAGCTCCTCGGGGAGCTCCTCAAGGACAGCGCCAAGCTCACACCCGCGCTCTCGGCCAAGGCGGGTGAGTGCCTCCGCAGCTGCCCCCGTGTGGCCTGGCCCCGGTACAGAGGTGACGGTGGTGACCCCGTCACACCGTTCCTGGGGCCTCCAAGGTGCTGTCTGGGAGCAGGCTAGGTCCCATGCGGGCGGACGGGGGTCAGCTCCAGGTTTCACCCCAGCCCAGGCCAGCGACCTGGAGAAAGTCCACCTGGACGAGAAGACCTTCCGCTGGCTGCACAACGAGGACCAGATGGCCGTCGAGAAGCTCTCAGACGGGATCCGCAAGTTTGCTGCAGACGCTGTGAAGCTGGAGCGGATGCTGGAGGTGGGCACGCTGGGGCCCTGGATGCTGGGGGCGGGTGCGCTGGGGCCCTGGGTGCTGGGGGCGGGCGCGCTGGGGCCCTGGGTGCTGGGGGCGGGCGCGCTGGGGCCCTGGGTGCTGGGGGCGGGCGCGCTGGGGGCTCTGCGCAGTGGGAAGCACAGCCGGGGGGCCCCTCAGGCCGGCCAGGCTCACGCTGGGTTTGCTTCTAGGAACGAATGTTCAGTGCCGAGAACGGAAAGTAGCGCCCCAGGCTGTGTGGCCAACAGCACCACTCCCGGAATCGGGTCTAATCGCACACACCTTGCAGCGAACCTTGAGTTTTTTACCAATTGGAAGAGGGATCATaggtttttctgatttttatgtaaaattctgCCTAATGCAATAAAGCAGATACTTTCCTGAGTGGTGTTTCCATCTGctgtccccacccctgccagCTCCTCTCAGCCGAGACGGGAAGATGGGGGCCGGAGCTCTGCGAGGCCTGCCCGGCAGTGCCCTCGCCCGAGCTGTGCGGGTGGGCTGGACCTGGCGGGGGTCCTCCCCGAGCCGGCCCCTTCCCTCCAGACCACGGGGCCCCAGGGCAGGGTTGAAGCTGGCCCAGGACCCAGACCCCGGCCCGGCTGCACCCAGCACTGTCCAGCCATGGCCTGGGGTGGCAGCTCCTGCTCAGGGGCTGGTCCCCACCAGCCTGGACCCAGAAACCTGCGCAGCAGCCAGGCCAGGCGGCGTTTCCACAGGCCACACGTTCTGCCGGCCGGTGTCGAGGCCACAAGAGGCCACCCGCCTGACTAGGATAAGGCCCTGGGGAACACGGGCCCCTGGGGGGCTGTGTCCCGCCTGCCGACGCTGGACCCTCTGCAGCCTCAGCCCGTGGGACGTGGGCTGCTGGCAGAGGCAAACGCCAGGGCTGAGCCCGCAGTCCCGTGTTCTCAGCACATCCAGTCGGGCAGCCGCCCCTCACCCCAAGAACTTGCCCACCTTCCCAAATGGGCCCACCACTCGTCACCTGTCAATGGGGTCACACAGCACGGCCTCGTGCGTCCCGCCTTCCCTTGGTGACACCCACGTTGGTGCACAGCGCACTCCATTCCTTTGGTGGCACCACCGGGCCACGCTTTCCCCCCCACAGGCAGTGTCCTTTCCAAGCCCACCCGGCGGCATGGGGgaggccctggggcaggccacCCACCCTGCCAGGACTGCCCCTGCCACTTAAACCTGCTACAGCCACCCTGGTGCCCTGCCCTGACCGACCCTGGGTGGCACCCCTGGCCCTGCCCATGCCACTCAAGCCCTCCACACTGATGGGACCGCTGAGACACACAGCCCTGGTGGGTCAGCACCAGCTGCTCCTCGTGCAGGGCCCCTAAGACACCCCCTTTTTTCTGTTccaaggaggtgctggggattgaagccCCACACCTCGTACGTGGAAGCAAGCGCCCGGGTGCTGGCGCCAAAGTGTCAGAAATACCCATTTGTGCACAGGCCACTGCCACGTGCGCGGTGAAGCAGGGATGGAAGGGCTGGCCACGCCCCTGCCCCCAGGTCCATGGGGGTCTGGATGTGGCCCAGCAGGTGGGACTGCCCACCtgggggacagggcaggggcGTAGACCGAGCACGCCAGCACAGCCAAGAAACGCCACAGCAGGAGGGACACAACCTTCCTTCTCGTGTTTTATTGTGCTGAGCCCCACCACCCAGTGTCCCTGAAGGCCAGGCCAGGTGGGGaggatgggagggaaggggaggcgACGCTCAGACGCAGGTGAGACGAAGGGTCCAGGGGGCTCGGGCTGAGGGAAGCAGCGCAGGCGCCTCTGAGGCCAACGGGCGCCCACAGCCTCAGCCCACCCCTCCACGCCGGCCCTGCTGGCAACGCCTCTGCCCTCCACTGTGGAACACCGCGAGCCGAGGCCTGAGACCCCACGCCCCGCACCGTCAGGAGGCCAGGCATGGAACCACCTGCCCGAAGGCCACCCGACGGCTGTGGCCGGCAGCGCTGCCCGGTGAGGAGCTGGTCGCCACCTTTAACGCTCAAGGGGCTCAGGACCTCCACAGAAGCCGTGCGCTCGGCAGGGCCAGGGCAGGTTCCTCAGCAGGTCACTTCACAGTCAGACCCCGGCAGGCAGGCGTGGTTTGGGGGGGTGGGACAGTCCCCCGGGCAGAGAAAGCCGTGAGCAAGTGCAGGCCGGCTGGGGTCCGCCTCAGGCCGGAGCGGTGCTGGCCGGCACCAGGCAGGGACCTGCCCCCATCCCGACGCGGCTCGCTGCCCAGCACCGAGGCCAGCACGTCCTCCACACAGTCCTTCTTCTCCAGAACCGTCCGGCAGCCAGCACTGTGGCCTCGGTGCCTGGAGTCCAGGCTCTGCAAACTGGGCGGGAAAAAGGAGGACAGGGCCCGGCCCCTCCCCAGGTGAGGACCCCAACAATTCCCAAAGTCACTCGCAGGCCGTGGCCACAGGCCCGAGCACACCCGGGCTCCGATGAGGCTCCAGGAACCCGGCAGGAAGGCGGCTCTGGGCCCACTTCACTTCCTGGGGGACAGACACTCGCTCAAGGCCCACCCGGACGCACAGACCCTCCCTGCTGCCCCCCGCAGGCCCCTCCCCGCTGCCCTGACCCCTCCCCacagggccccccccccccccccccgcaggccccgctccacctccccacccctccccgccccccccaacagGCCCCTACCGGCCGCCCcgacccctccccccgccccctgcaggcCCCTCCCCGCCACGCGCCGACCCCTCCCCCCACCTAGAACCCTCCCcgccacacccccccccccccccccgcgccccccgccgggCCCACCTGCTGCCGCAGAGGAAGAGCAGGTTCTGCACCGCCGCGGCAGTGGAGCCAGCGTTCTGGCCGGTGACCAAGTGGCGGTCCAGCACCACGTGCACCGCACCGGGCGCGCTGGCTGCAGGGGCACAGGCgagcctcagcccctccccgccccgcccgcgccgGGCTCCCCACAGGCGGCTCTGGGGCTCACCGCTAAAGCCGGCGCCCGCATCCTTGACGAAGTCCTCCACCACCAGGGGCAGGCGGGCGAAACCGGGCGCCCTGACGAGCTCCAACACCGAGGGCTGCAAGGGGGTGGCTGAGGGGGGCCTGGGCGGGTCCTGCtggtcccacccccaccccaggttcAGGGGTCCAGACCGCAGCAAGTGGCGGTGGCTCCGTCACCCCCCACTTCTCACCACAGGACGAGCAGGATGGCGGCTCGCGGCCAGGGCGGCAGGGCCGGGGAGTGGGCCGCGGGGGCACCCCAGACCCACTGAGCCCTCTGGTCTGGGGGACACACAGGCGCTTCCGAGGGGAGCCGGGCCGCGCCCCCACACGGCACTCACCCCCGTCACACTGTACCCTCGGAACACCCAGGAGCCGTCCTCGCTGGTGGCGCAGCAGAGCGCAGCGACGCCATGGCCGATGGCGCAGATGGGCTCTGAGGGCAGCACGGGACGGGGGCTGAGGGCCTGGGGCCCCGGCCACACACGCACTGAGACCCACACGCTCAGAGCACAGCCCGAGGCACTGGACCCCGCCAGCCAGGCCCCGGCTTCCCAGGCCCTGGCACAAGTGCCCCACCCGGGAGGACCCCTCTCCACGGGCCCCTCCACGCGGCCCTCTGACTCAGCCCCTTGCCTGTGCCGCCCAACGGCCTGGTTCAGGCTGTCCGCCCTGGCACAGGCTGTTCCCAGGGCCGACAAGGACCCAGGGTCCCAGAACAATCCCAGCCTGTCCAGTCAGTTATTCCCAGGAGCCGCCGGGCACCAGGACCAGCCGTGCTCTTCCAGGTCCCCGGGGCCCCTGCCGGCCTCGAGCGCAGCCGCAGGGGCTGAGCAGTGGGAGTAGAGGGGATGGCGGTGCACAGGGGCACAGGACACCCCCGGCCTGAGAGGATCTGGTGCCTCCAAAGCCAGATCTGTGCTCTGGGCCCCAGCAGCCACTGCCTCCACCACAGCTGCTACCCAGCCCTGACCAGGGCACcccaggcccccaccccaggTCTTCCAGGCCCCTGGGGCACCTACTGCTCTCGGAGTGGAAGTGCTGCAGGATGCGGGCCAGGGACCCGCTGCTGGCCAGGTCAGCCAGGGCCCCGGGGCAGCTGGGCACCAGGAGAGCATGGTACCGGGCGCCTGGGGAGAGACCATGGCCCAGGCCACATGCCTGTCACTCGGACCAAGGCTGCCTGCCCAGGCGTCCCACACGCAGAGGGTGGCGGCCAGCGTGAGGTGACTGCGGCAGGGGCCCCAGGCGGGAGCAGCCCAGCCCCCCTCTGCCCTGTGGGCCCCATCCCGAGCCGGCATGGCCCTGCATGGGCCCGGGCTCTTCTGTCTCCTCGGGACCCCCGCCCACCCCCAGGCAGAGGCAGGAGCACTGCGGTCACTGGCCAGCCCAGATGGGCAGGTGGATTCCAGGGCTGCGCGCGGGGAGCCTCTGGGGACCTCCGAGGCCTCGGGGCAGTGCGGCCCGGGGGAGGCCAGAGGCCATCACACGGAGCCGCCTCACCGTCGATGGATTCGAGCCGGGCGGGGCTGGCGTAGGACTTGAGGCGGAAGTCCTGGACCCAGCGTGCGTTGCTCTCGTTCACGTCCACGAAGTCCATGGGCTTCCCCTGGAGCAGCAGAGGCCAGAGCTGCGGCCCTGAGAGTGCCCCAGGGGTCAGGGCAGCGCCCGGTGGAGGAGCCCGCCCGCCTGCTACGCTGCCCCACACCCCACAGAGAAGGGGCGCAGATGCCCCCGCCTCGGAGACCGCCGCCTGAAGCACGTGACTTGTAACCCCCGTCCGTGCCTGGCAAGCCCAGGGATTTCTGAGACCCCTCAGCCACCACAGCAGGAAGCACTGCCCTGTGTCCCCGCGGACGCAGCCCTGGGGAGAAGCTCGTCTGCACAGGCATGGGGGCCTCCAGGTTCAGATGGGGTCCAGGACATGACCCGAGGAGCAGCCCAAACAGCGAGCCCGGGACCCTCACCCCAAGCCTCAGGGGACTCACCCCAGGGGTGGCCACCTGCAGGTTGAAGGCGGCACTGGCCAGGGTGAAGCACTGCGAGAAGGACGGGGCGGACACACCTGCACAGCAAAGCGACCCGTGGGCGCCGGCTCGGCGCGACCCGCATCCGCCGCCACCTGCCCCAAGCTCCAATGACCAGGAGGCTGCCCGCACAGAGGCCCAAGGGGTGGGCAGCCTCCAGTGCAGGGCACCCTGACCAAAACCCACTCTCTGGTCACTTCTCAAGCCCTCAAATGCCCTATGCCCCCCAGGGGTGGACCCCCcccagcaccccccaccccaattaaGGGGTACCCTGCCACCCTCCTGGCGGCCACCAGCAATCAGCCTGCTGGGCAGCCAGGGAGCGCCTCTATGAtccaccccgcccccagcccgtCCCGCGGGGCCCTCTCTGCGGCCCCCCTCAGGGTCACTGGGAGCCTCAGGCGAGCGCCTGGGAAGTCAGAACAGCCACTGCCCCGCCCCTGCAGGGCGCTAGGGCGCCTGGGCCCTCCAATAGAACCCGTGTTGGCCGCGGGAGCCCACCGGCCTCACCCCACAGCTGCTCCTGCGGCCTTGCCGCCAAGGAGGCCCCTTAGCCGGTGCAATGCCCCTAGCTTCCTCCGTTCCACCCGGACagccccttcctccaccctcacCCATGGGTCACCGGTGGAGCAAGTCGTGGGAGCATGGCTGGACCCTGCCCGCAGCGCCCTCCACAGCATGAGGGGTCTGGGCAAAAGGACACACGGACGCTGGGCTCTGAGCCCAGGTCCGGCCCTTGCCCGCCGGGCCCAGGGTCAGCTCTGCTCATGGCCCGTTACTCAGAGAGGCTCTCGCTCCCCTGGCCCAGCTCCCTGCCTGGCCTGTCTTCACGTGAAAACTTCCTGTGTACCCCCATGCTGCTCAGAGACCCCAGGGAACCAAACACGTGAGAAGCAGGGCATGTGCCCCAGTGCCTCCCGCCCTCTCCACCCTGCCCCCCAACCCAGAACACCAGGCCCTCTCCAGGAAGCCTGAGCACCACCTCCTCAGAACAACCAGCCCCCATCCCGAGGTCCCCAGCACATGGCGCTGATGGGATGAATAACGGGGGACGGGGCGGGGCACAGCCACCTGCAGCTTGGCACTCAGGGCCGCCTCAGGCTGCCCGGCTCCTACAGCAGGCCAGGGCACCTCGCTGGCCGTGTCCCCCGAGCAAGGTTCTCCTGTCATGAGAGGACCCCAGGGGCCCTTCGACCCTCCAGGGCCACAAGCGCTCCCTTTCCAGAGGTTGGACTTTCTTCCCGTGCTTCTGCACAGACGAGAGGGCCGCGGTGGGCGGCTTTCGGAGCCCACTCCCCGCTGTCCACTCTGCCCCTCTCTAGCCCGCCTCCCACCCCAGGGCTTTGCACCCCGGGTCTCTCCTCGCCTTCCCACTCCTCTAAAAACCCCGCCCCGGACTCGCTTTTGTTTCTCCAGGGCAGCTGCCGCTACCCCCCGACTCCTAGGGGTCCCGTCGCACATCCGGGGCTTAAAGGCTGACACGCTCCCTTCCCGGAAGGGCACCCCTGGAAGGAGGCGCTGCGCGCAGAGGCCGCCGGGAGCGCGTGCCGGGCCGGCAGTCGAGCGGGCCTCGGCCGCCAGGAGGGGCAGCTCCCCGCGCGCTCCGGGGGCTGCCCCCTCCCGGGGTCCCCGCCGCGCCCCTGTCGCGGGAGCCCGCCGCCTGCGGAGGATCCACCCAGCGGCCCGCGGCGCCTGGCCTCACCTTCGGCGGCGCCGCTGGCCACGAGCAGGCAGGCGGGCCGCCCGGGGAGCCGCTCGGCCGCCATGGTCGCGGgccggcgcgggggcggggctgcGTGCGCGGGGCGGGGCTGCGTGCGCCCAAGGGACGCACACGTAGCGCGGCGGCctaggggcggggcggggctcggCCTGGGCGCATGCGCAGTTCTCCCCGCCTGGTATGGCGGCTCCCCGGCCGcaccccctctctcccttccGGGGGCGGGTTTAGGGTCCGGGTCGGGGTCGGCTCGGCGCGCCGCGTCCGCGGCCCTGCCCACGATCACGTGAGCTTCGTGCCCCGGAGGCCCGGGGCCGGAGTCCGCTTCCTGCCCTTGGTGCCTAATCGGGGAACAGAAACCGGCGAGCGCCGCTCGTGGTATCCGCGAGCCGGGCGCCGGCGGCGGGCGACCCCGTGGCGGGAAGCGAGGAGCGCAGGCCGGGACGACGCGGCCGCGGGGGTGTGAGCGCGAGGGAGGGGCGCGGTGTGGGGGAAGATGCTCCGGCCAGGCGCGCCCGCGCTGGGAACGGAATTAAGTCAGGTCCCGGCTTACGCCGCGCACAGAATGCCAGGGCCAGAAACACCGAAGACGTGAACGAGACCAACTGCCAAAACTGTTAGAGTAGGGCACGGAGGGTACCTACCTAACAGCTTCAAACGGGACGCCGGAAGCTCACACGGTAAAGCACTGGTCACGCTTGATAAAACTTATTTGAGAGCCCTTCTGCGGAGACACGGAAGAGTGAAAAGCGAGCCAAAGGCTGCTAGGAGGAAGGCTTAGCATGCATCCTTACAGAGAAACCCTACGAATAAGTAAGGGGCATTCCATCCATTGTGGGTGGGACTGCGTCTCCAAAAAAGCCAAGTTCACGTCTCTCCCCCCAGTCCCGTGActgggaccttatttggaaataggccAAGTGATTAGGTGGGCCCTGATCCGGAAGGATTGGGTTCTGAAAAGGATGAGTGGACACAGACACAGGAGCTCAGGGCTCTGCAACCAGGAGCCGAGGATaggaaggggctgcagtgctgctgcTAAGCCCCTGGTGTGAGGTGCTTTGTCACATCAGCACTAGACACTGTGACACAAACAGGAAAAATCACAAATGCTAAAACCCCAAGGGccagaaaaaaattggaatatagactataagctttttACCAATGTCAAATTCCTTGAGCTTAATAACTGCACTTAACGATGGTTccttaagtgaatatccttgttcctaGGAAATGTACGGGGaagtattaagtattcaaggagcatgTTGTGAAACCTACTCTCGGGTGTTCGAAAGTTAAATAGGTAGTTTAGCAGAATGATAGATCGTTTAGATAGATGAATTTACATAGGAATAGATTACAGAATGACACAGCAAAGgaggttaaaattttaaatcagtaCATCAGGGTATCTGGGGCAGTGAGggcatgttggagttctctgtgtgaggtttgttttatttttgcaactgtcctgtaagtttgaagttatttctaaataaaaagttaaaaaaaaaaaaaaaggaaaagaaaaccaaaaaactaaaGGGCCAAGAACGTGGAAAAGGAGCACATCAGACCAGTGCAAATGAAAACCACCGGAAGCTGCCACCTTTCCCATTCAGCCTGCCAACCACAGGGCTCTCTGTCTGCCCTCGGGGCCTGGGTGAGGGGTGTGCCAAGCCGGCCTGGGGGGCTGCGGGGACCAAGCCAGCTGTCCTGCAGAGATGCAGGGCAAGGGGAGTTTCCTGGGCGGTCCCAGTCACTGTGTCGACAGTTAGGCCAGCTCTGAGACGACCTCGTGGTCCACCAACAGAGGAACGTGCCACGGGGTCAAAGATGGGGGACCCAGTGCGCCGCCCGAGCCCGCTGATACCCCAGAGGGGTTTTGTTGGGTTTTGTCTTGGTTTTTTCCAGGCACAAGCTGAGAAGAATTGAGAGAAGGGCGGAAAGACAGCCCCAAGGTGCTGGAAGCTCTGGGGGTGCAGCGTCCGCCCCGCGGCGCCCCTCACCTGGTGCAGACCCAGGGGTCTTCTCTGCACAGGTACAGCCGTGGGTGCCGAACTGAAGTAGCCGCCTCAGGTCAGAGCCAAGGCGCAGTGCCAAGACTGGGGGGCATGGGAAACGTTCACCGGGTCATAAAGCCCCTTCCCCACTTCCAGACGCGGAGATGTGAGGcgttgcattctttttttttttttttaaagatttatttatttatttatgtctctcctctcccccccccaccccaattgtctgttctctatgtctatttgctgtgtcttcttctttgtctgcttctgttgttgtcagcagcacgggaatctgtgtttcttattgttgcgtcatcttgctgtgtcagctctccgtgtgtgcggcaccattcctgggcaggctgcactttctttcatgctgggcggctctccttatggggcgcacttcttgcatgtggggctcccctacgcagggacacccctgtgtggcagggcactccttgcaggcatcagcactgcacatgggccagctccacacggcatTGCATTCTTAAAACACATGGTGTGATTGTTAAAAGAAGGTtggggagggaagtggctgtggctcaatcaactgggctcccctctaccatatgggaggccctgggttcacatcccggggcctccttgtgcaggcagGCTCGTCCACACGCCACGGAGAGCGACTGGCCTGccagtgctgcagagagccaactcagcacggtgacacaacagaaagggagacaagtaaaaaacacagaagagtgtgcagcaaatggacacagcaaaacaaGCCGCAAGAGtgtggaataaattaaaaaatgaaatacagacatacagaagaatgcacagcaaatggacatacagaacagacagcaagcaaggggggagaaaagaaaaggttGGGGAGCCCATGAGCCATCAGAAAGAtctcttggaaaagaaaaagaacaaaaacaaaaatccccaggaagcagatgtggctcaagcaattgggctcccgcctaccacatgagaggtccccagttcagttcccagtgcctcccggaGAAGGCAGGCAGGACAGTGCGCTGGcgcgatgggcaggcacagcaagctgaggcaACATGATCACATAacaaaggagacagaagaaagacaatgagatgaCAGCGGGGAGCTGAGTGGCTTAAGGGAGCACCTctctgtcacatgggaggtcccaggttctgtttccggtgcctcctaaggagaagacGAGCACACACAAAGCACTCAagaaatggacacacagagtagACAGCAACTGCGAACAAAAAGGGGAGGTTAtcaataaaatacatctttaaaaggaaaaaaaaatcctacctgCCATGGTGAAAAAAGGGAGAATGAAAATCTCCCAGAAAGGAAGGCAAAGATAGAAAGAGATGGGGAAAAATTAAGTTACAACATAAATCTGAGAGCTTTGACATTGCCAGAACAGGCCCATCTCAACTGCAAATCCAGTGGCTTTCAGCCCGTCTCGGCTGTGCAGCCGTGACCAGTCAATTCTGGAACCTTCTCAGCTACACAGAGACCCTCTGTTAGCTCTTGTCCACAGCCCTAGCCTGGCACGCGCTCTGCTTCGGGTCGTGCCGCTCACTCTTCTGGACACTCCGGGAGGTGGACTCCTGGGTGCCGGCTCTTTCCCGCCTGCTTCTTCCAGTGCGACGTCTTCAAGGTTCTCCACGTTGAGCTCTGACCCTTTGCACGGCTGGAAAGTATTCATTCCATGACGCACAGGGCCTgcgttttgttttcttttccactgGACAGGTTTCCACCTCCTCCCTTTTTTCCGAGGACCTGGGCTGGAGGTGGCCGCCTGCTTCCACTGTCCCTTCCACACGTCCTCTCCTTGCATTTCCTGAGAACTGAGGCTCCACTCCGGGCCCCCAAGCCCTGGGAAAGGGACCCCACAACTCACCCCAAAAGTGCCCAGAAGGCTGAGATTCCAGACCAAGAGTCTGCCAGGTGGGAAGCGCTCCCAGGGACAGAGAAGCATCCTCCCGGACCAGGCCCCCGGGCCTCTCGGAGTCAGACTGAGGGCGAATTCCTGCTGCCCCCCCCCAGGGCACCCTCAGGAGCTGCCTCCACCTGGCAGAGCCCCTGCAGGGTGGTGAGCCAGGTCCAGGTGAGAAGGTAGTGCGGCGAGCGAACTGGCCGTCCAGGCATGTGACCGCCCGATGCCCATCGGCCAGGGACAGGGGCTGggacccctccctcctcccccctcgcTCTCCCAGCTCTCACCCACCGGCTCAGCCTTCCGTTCCCTACGGAACGGTCTTCGAGGTCAAGGCCACCTCCCGGTGGCCCGTCCCCAGGGAGACCCAGCCCCACCTGCCCCGCAGGGAGGCCGCTCCTGGTGTAGCCCTCTGTCCGCGTgtcaccccagccccacctgagGACCCCCCTCTGCCCCCCTGGCCCCCTGGGGATGGTGTGGCTCAGAGGCGTTGGGGGGCGGGCTCTGGGTCCCACCTGTCCCTCT
Coding sequences:
- the TALDO1 gene encoding transaldolase, with product MSGSPVKRQRMESALEQLRQFTTVVADTGDFQAIDEYKPQDATTNPSLILAAAQMPAYQDLVEEAVAFGKKLGGSHEEQVKNAIDKLYVLFGAEILKKIPGRVSTEVDARLSFDKDEMVERARRLIELYREAGVGKERILIKLSSTWEGIQAGKELEEQHGIHCNMTLLFSFAQAVACAEAGVTLISPFVGRILDWHVANTDKKVYEPQEDPGVKSVTKIYNYYKKFGYKTIVMGASFRNTSEIKALAGCDFLTISPKLLGELLKDSAKLTPALSAKAAQASDLEKVHLDEKTFRWLHNEDQMAVEKLSDGIRKFAADAVKLERMLEERMFSAENGK
- the GATD1 gene encoding glutamine amidotransferase-like class 1 domain-containing protein 1 isoform X3, with amino-acid sequence MCDGTPRSRGVAAAALEKQKCVRPVLLAVLHPGQCRLQPAGGHPWGPQLWPLLLQGKPMDFVDVNESNARWVQDFRLKSYASPARLESIDGARYHALLVPSCPGALADLASSGSLARILQHFHSESKPICAIGHGVAALCCATSEDGSWVFRGYSVTGPSVLELVRAPGFARLPLVVEDFVKDAGAGFSASAPGAVHVVLDRHLVTGQNAGSTAAAVQNLLFLCGSRK
- the GATD1 gene encoding glutamine amidotransferase-like class 1 domain-containing protein 1 isoform X5 — protein: MDFVDVNESNARWVQDFRLKSYASPARLESIDGARYHALLVPSCPGALADLASSGSLARILQHFHSESKPICAIGHGVAALCCATSEDGSWVFRGYSVTGDPPRPPSATPLQPSVLELVRAPGFARLPLVVEDFVKDAGAGFSASAPGAVHVVLDRHLVTGQNAGSTAAAVQNLLFLCGSRK
- the GATD1 gene encoding glutamine amidotransferase-like class 1 domain-containing protein 1 isoform X2 — encoded protein: MAAERLPGRPACLLVASGAAEGVSAPSFSQCFTLASAAFNLQVATPGGKPMDFVDVNESNARWVQDFRLKSYASPARLESIDGARYHALLVPSCPGALADLASSGSLARILQHFHSESKPICAIGHGVAALCCATSEDGSWVFRGYSVTGDPPRPPSATPLQPSVLELVRAPGFARLPLVVEDFVKDAGAGFSASAPGAVHVVLDRHLVTGQNAGSTAAAVQNLLFLCGSRK
- the GATD1 gene encoding glutamine amidotransferase-like class 1 domain-containing protein 1 isoform X1, whose protein sequence is MCDGTPRSRGVAAAALEKQKCVRPVLLAVLHPGQCRLQPAGGHPWGPQLWPLLLQGKPMDFVDVNESNARWVQDFRLKSYASPARLESIDGARYHALLVPSCPGALADLASSGSLARILQHFHSESKPICAIGHGVAALCCATSEDGSWVFRGYSVTGDPPRPPSATPLQPSVLELVRAPGFARLPLVVEDFVKDAGAGFSASAPGAVHVVLDRHLVTGQNAGSTAAAVQNLLFLCGSRK
- the GATD1 gene encoding glutamine amidotransferase-like class 1 domain-containing protein 1 isoform X4 — protein: MAAERLPGRPACLLVASGAAEGVSAPSFSQCFTLASAAFNLQVATPGGKPMDFVDVNESNARWVQDFRLKSYASPARLESIDGARYHALLVPSCPGALADLASSGSLARILQHFHSESKPICAIGHGVAALCCATSEDGSWVFRGYSVTGPSVLELVRAPGFARLPLVVEDFVKDAGAGFSASAPGAVHVVLDRHLVTGQNAGSTAAAVQNLLFLCGSRK